GCACGTTGTCGAAGACGGCGCGCTCGACTACTTCAGGGTTGTGCGCGCAGAGCGCGAGACCGGCCACGACCGCGTCGGGCAGCGTCACGTCGGCCAGCTCGGTCACCGTATAGGGATCGCCGAACTTCGCCGCCGACATGATGAAGCGGCCGCCGCGCCGTTCGAGCTCGAGCACGTCCGCGCCGGTGATCGTGCTGCGCTTCTCTTCGGTGACCGCCCCCTTGGTGCGGCGGAACTGCAGCGAGGTCAGGCCGTCGCCGTGCACCACCGCATCAACGTACGGCGCGTCGGCGTCCAGGCCGGCGCGGATCATGAGCCCCGCCTTGCGATGGGGGTCGACGCCCTTGCCGGCGAACTGCACCCGCGCCTGCAGGATGAAATCGCCGCTCAGCGGCCGCGACACGAACTGGAACTCGTCGCGTGCGCCCCAGACATTCACCCCGCTCGCCGAGAGCGCGTACTCCTGCGAGAGCGGGTTGTAGGCGGCCGACCCGGCGATCTTCGGGGCGCCGACGTCGGCGGCGTCGTCGAAGTCGCCGACCCGGCGCAGGGGGGCGGTCTGGGCGACAACGGCCGCCGCCAGCAGGCCGGCAATCAGACTTCGCATCCGCGCAGCGTAGCGCATCCGCGGCGAAAGCGCATGTGCCTGCGTCGGGCCGCCCGGCAGAGGGAAGTCGTGAGACGATCGGGGGCAGCATGCCGGATGCGCCCGCCGTCGAATTCCAGGACGTGTCGTTCGCGTTCGACGACCTGGTCATTCTCGACCGTGTCAGCTTCGCCGTCGAACCAGGCGGCATGCGGGTGTTGCTCGGCCCGAGCGGCACCGGCAAGTCGATCCTGCTCAAGCTAATCCTCGGTCTCTACCGGCCCGACACCGGCCGCATCTTCGTCAACGGCCAGCGCATCGACGACCTCCCCGAGCGCGAACTGCTGCAGATGCGCGCCGACATCGGCATGCTGTTTCAGGAAACGGCGCTGTTCGATTCGCTGACCGTGTTCGAGAACGTCGGATACCGCCTCTACGAGGAAACCGAGATGCCGCCCGGCGAGGCGGAGGCGCGCGTCCGGGAGGTACTGGGGTTCGTCGGGCTCGACGAATACGGCGATCGCATGCCCTCGGAGCTGTCGGGAGGCCAACGGCGGCGCGTCGCGATTGCGCGCGCCATGGCGTCACGTCCGGGGCTGCTGCTGTTCGACGATCCTACGGTGGGGCTGGATCCGGTCATCGCGACCTCGGTCGACGACGAGATCGTCAAGCTTCGCGACCTCGAGGGTGTGACCTCGATTGTCGTCACGCACCAGATCCGCGACGCGCACTACATCGCGATGCACACCGCGCTCAGGACCCCGGCCGGCGTCGACATCGCCGAGGCCGACGCCTCGAGATCGTCGCACGCCGTCTTCATGGTGCTCCACGAGGGACGGATTCAGTTCGAGGGGACGGCCGAGCAGCTGCTCGCGTCGAAGGACCCCTACCTGGAGCGGTTTCTCTTCATGACGCTCCCGCCGTGGTGAGTCGGGCCGCGCCTGCGGGGGCCGGGTGACGCAGCGCCCGCCTCATCCTTCCGCCGACACGGCGGCGATCAGCGCCTTGATGTAGCCGAACGCGAACGCGAAGCCCTGCTGGCTGTCGACGCCCTCGACCTGCGGGACGTGGTCGGGCATCATCATGCCGTCGTAGCCGATCTCCTTGTAGACGCGCATCGCCGCGAGCATGTCGACGCTGCCGTTGTCGATGAAGGTCTCGCGGAAGTCGAGGAACCCGCCTTCGATGTTGCGGAAATGGACGCTGAAGATCTTCTTCCGCGCCCCGAAATAGCGAATCACGTCGAAGATCTGCTCGGCGGGCTTCTCGAGCTGCTCCGACACGGTGCCCTGGCAGAAGTTCAGCCCGTGGTACGCGCTTTCCTTGATCGACACGAACCGTTTGAGGCCGTCCGGCGACGCGAGGACGGCCTCGACGCCGCGCCAGCCGCTACCTTTCGGAACGCCGGGATCCTGCGGATGGCAGCCCATCTTCACTTTGTATTCCTCCGCTACCGGTACGACGCGCTCCAGGAAATAGGTGATGCGCTCCCAGTAGGTGTCGGCGTCGACCTTCCCGGCGCTCGTCAGCGGCGGGTCCTGTTTGGCGCGCGCGTAGACGAACTCGCTGTAGCGGGATGGGCCGCGCCCGAGGGCGGTGCCGCTGCGCGGCACGCCAATGAGAGTGAAGTTGTACTTCACCTGGAAGATGCCGGCGCGCGCGCAGTTGCGGATCATCTGGCAGATGTCGTCAATGCTCCGGTCGCGCTCCGGTCCTGCGGCCAGATAGAGTGCCGGCATCTCTGCCCGCGAGATCTCCACCGAACTCATCGGCAGCGGCACCATGTCGAGCGCAAGCCCGTAGGAGGCCACGCGATCCCGAAGCCTCGCGAGTCCGTCGACCGACCACGCCTCGTCCAGCTTCGCTGATGGCAGCCCGCTGCAGATGTTCTCGACGCCGAACGCCGCGCAGGCGCGGAGAATGGCATCGGCGTGGCCGTGCTGCGTGCCGACCTTCATCCTTGCCTTCCCCGCCGCGGACGAACCCGCGGCGGCGGGCGCCCGCGCCACCTGCGCCGCAACGATCGTCTCGGCCAGCGCGCCTGCCGGCAGGGCGGCGCCGGCGAGCCGCACGAACTCCCGTCGATTCATGACTTCCTCCTCCGCGACGCCGTCAACCTGCGGCATCATAGGCCGTATTGACGCCGGAGCAGATCGCCCGTCGAGGCGGAGGCGCGCGTCCGCGAAGTACTGGGGTTCGTCGGGCTCGAACGAATACGGCGATCGCATGCCCTCGGAGCTGTATGGCGCGCGCCATGGCGTCACGCCTAGCTACGCGGGACGCAGATCTTCTCGAGCCCGACTCTGCCGTACTTTCGGAGCTCTCTGTACGACCGTACACTGCAGGCATGTCGTACGAACGCATCGCAGCCTACGTCTATCCGCTGTTCCGCTTCGTGTTCGGGATGCTGTTCCTGTGCCATGGACTGCAGAAGTTTGGCCTCTTCGGCGGCCGGCTCGTGCCGCTCGCCTCGCGCCTAGGCGCGGCGGCGTTCATCGAAGTGGTGTGCGGGCCGCTGATCGCGGTCGGCGCCTTCACCCATCTGGCGGCGTTCATCGCCAGCGGCGAGATGGCGTTTGCCTATTTCCTGCAGCACTACCCGCGCGCGTTCTGGCCGATCCAGAACATGGGGGAGGTGACGGTGCTCTATTGCTTCGCGTTCCTCTATATCGCGGCGCGGGGCGCCGGGCGGTGGGGATTCGACAAGTCGTAGGCCGGCGCGCGGTTGCCCTACGACGACCTCGCTGCCTTGTTACAATCACCCCACGCGCCCGTAGCTCAGTTGGATAGAGCACCGGCCTTCTAAGGCAAGGGCCTTCCATTCCGCGAGCGATTTCCGCCCGAATTTCCCCGGGTCGCGACCGAGCATCGATTCTGGGGGTGCATTAGGGGTGCGGCGTTCGTCGTACTATGGGGACAGGCGCCCGTAGCTCAGCTGGATAGAGCACGAGCCTTCTAAGCTCGGGGCCGCAGGTTCGAGTCCTGCCGGGCGCGCCAACAACCCATCAGCGCCAGAGTTTGCCCGCTTCGATCAGACCGGGTGGAGAGGCGCATGAACTGGCTCGAATGCGCGGGAGTCCGATCGGACGTGCGCTACGGAGCACGGATGCTCCGCCGGGACCGTGGATTTGCGGCAGTGGCCATAGTGACCATCGCTCTGGCGATCCACTTGGCATTTACAGCCTTTCAGATGCAGCCATTGGCCCACCGGTTGACGATGAAGGAACGTGGCGACCGAGTGCGCGTTCAGGACGCGAGCATCGTTGTTCAGGGGTCGTGTGCAATGCGGCACAGACGCGCCCCGGCGATCCTGTTCAGGCGACCGTTCGCCGCAGTCCGTCCTTATGGCCGGGACAACCCTAAGCCTGCACGATTGCGTCGCCTCGGCACGTTCTCGGCTGGTTGTCCACCAGTTCACACCATCGACATCGTTGTAGCGGATTGTTTTGGCGGACACGACCACACCTAACACTGCGGCCCGGCCGTGCTGTGAACCCGAATTGCACGCCGCCTTGTGCAACGGCGCAACCGATCACGTCAGCGAAGCACTTCGCGAATGCTCTCGGACATGGACGGAGAGGGCACCCTCCAGAGCCGCACCATGATTGCGGGCGGTACCAACGACAGCGCCGCAACAATCGCCCACCCTGCGAAGGATGAGGTGCCCGACGCGTAGCCGAGAGCGCCGACGGCAACAACCCAGGCCGCCATCAACGCTGGTTTCACATATTCGGTCTTCATGCTCTGAGTGTACGGGGCTGCGTACGCAACCGCTGTTCTCGATTGCACATCGTCAGCGTCATCAGCCGCACGTTGATAGGAGCTCAGGTCACCCTCTCCGATCTCGAAGCGGACGCGCGAAGGATACGCATGGCGGTGGCCGACGTCGTTCATGGCGATGACGAATCCGTCCGCATTGAGCAGCTGTTCGACCGACGCATCACGGAGTTTCGCGACGCGCGCCGGCGTAGCAGTCGCGGCTACGGTCCTGACGATGGCCGTGGCGGCGATCGTACTGGCAGTCGCTGTGGCCATTGCGTCAGTCGTCGTCATTCCACGTGCAGTGATACCTCGTTCGTGGCGGCGAGATCGTCCCGTCTTGCCGAAGACACCCTGGGCCGACGAGACCATTGACACGACGGCGGTCACCGCCATCAGTTCCTCCGACACACACAACGTGCCTCGCATGGACGACAGCACAAGATGACGAATGGGACAACCCTGCTTGGGCCGGTACGGACGTGGTGGCGCCGTGCGGCGCCAGCTGCAGAACGCCCAACCCGCATTTTCCAAATGGGGCAGGAGCGGCGCCCCCGTGTTCCCGCCGATTACCTGTCGCTCTACACGTACCTGGAACATCGCTTTGCCTCCATCGTCGTGCTCACATTCGAGCAGATGGAGCCGTTGCTGGGGTTTGCACGGCCCGCGTCGGCATCCCCGGAGCGCGATTGGTGGACGGCGTTGCCGTGCGTGCGAGCCGGCACTCTGAAGCATGGGTCGAAGCAGGGCGCACGGCCACACCGAATCTCGCCGCCCGAACCGTCGCCTTCGAGCGCCGTGATTGATGAGGCACGCGATTCTGCGCGGAGGAGCGGATGGAGAGATCTGCTGTTTTCAAGTAGCGGACGCGCCTCGAGTCCGCCTTGGAATACGTGGCGCGGACCTCAAGGATCCACCTTGAGCAGGTACGGCTGATCGCGGAGCTCCCGTCGTAGGCGCGCGTGTCGCTGCCGCCACGGCTCAAACCCCGCAGCAATCGCGGTCAGCAGACGGGCTTTCTGCGGCGACCTTTCCAGAGCGGCCGCTTGGCTGAAGAATCCCGCGCCCAGGCCGGCGTACCAGCGGATGTCGTGTCGGCGGCACATCTGGTCCTGAAAGAAGCCGGCGAGCAGCAGGCACTGGCCGCCCGCGGCTTCCATGATCGCGCCGTCGTTGCGCAGGCTCGTGTCGAACACAAAATGCTCGAACACCTCGCCGAGCGTCGCCGGCGTCGCCAAATCGACCGCCGAGTGTGTGGAGACCCGAGCGTAATGCGCGAGCACACTGGCGTTGTACAGCAGCTCCTGGTGAACGACGGTGGGTTCGGACACCTCTTTCAGACGCTGGAAAAAGAAGTCCAGCGTCTGCCGCTCCCCGGTCCCGAGTAGTTCCGCCAGTGATCCCACGTCAGTACATGCCGCCGCCCATGCCAGCGCCAGGCATCGCGGCGCCCTTGTCGGCGTCCGGACTCTGCGAGATGACTGCTTCGGTCGTCAGCAGCAGCGACGCAATCGACGCGGCGTTCTGCAGTGCTGACCGAACGACCTTCGCCGGATCGATCACGCCCGCCGTGACGAGGTTTTCATACTGCTCGGTCTGCGCGTTGAAGCCTTCTTCGCCTTTCATGTCCTTGACGCGCTGCACGACAATCGCGCCCTCGTGGCCCGCGTTGGTTGCGATCCAGCGCAGCGGCTCCTCAATAGCTCTCGCGACAATGGCGACACCGAGTTGTTCGTCACCGTCGAGCGTCAGCACCTTGAGCGCAGTCGCGGCCCGCAGCAGCGCCACGCCGCCTCCCGGTACGATGCCTTCTTCGACCGCAGCCTTGGTGGCGTGCATCGCGTCTTCGACGCGGGCTTTCTTTTCTTTCATCTCGGTCTCGGTTGCCGCACCGACCTTGATGATGGCGACGCCGCCTATGAGCTTGGCGAGACGTTCCTGCAGCTTCTCGCGGTCGTAGTCCGAGGTCGTGTCCTCGACCTGGACGCGGAGCTGCTTGACGCGCCCTTCAATGGCCGTCGCGGTCCCGGCGCCCTCGATGATGGTCGTGTTGTCCTTGTCGATCGTGACCTTCTTTGCCTGGCCGAGGTCATCCAGCGTGATGGACTCGAGCTTGATACCGAGGTCCTCGGTCACCGCCTTGCCGCCGGTCAGGATGGCGAGATCTTCGAGCATGGCCTTTCGTCGATCGCCGTAGCCCGGTGCCTTTACCGCTGCGACCTTGATCGTTCCCCGCAGCTTGTTGACGACAAGCGTGGCTAATGCGTCGCCTTCGAGGTCTTCCGCGACGATGAGCAGCTGCCGCCCGGCTTGCACGACGAGTTCCAGCATCGGCAGGAGAACCTGCATCGAGCTGATCTTCTTCTCGTGAATGAGAATGACCGGATTCTCAAGGACCACTTCCATGCGCTCCGGATCAGTCACGAAATACGGGGACAGGTATCCGCGGTCGAACTGCATGCCCTCCACGATGTCGAGCGTCGTGTCGAGCGTCTTCGCTTCTTCGACGGTGATCACACCGTCCTTGCCAACCTTGTCCATGGCCTCGGCGATGATGCGGCCGATCGTCTCGTCATGGTTGGCCGAGATTGTCCCGACCTGGGCGATCATCGGGCCGCTCACGGGCTTGGCCTGCGTTTTGAGAGACGCCACGATGGCCTCGACGGCTTGGCCGATGCCGCGCTTGATCGCCATGGGATTCGCGCCGGCCGTGACGTTCTTGGCGCCCTCACGATAGATGGCCTGGGCCAGCACGGTGGCCGTGGTGGTGCCGTCTCCGGCAACGTCCGACGTCTTGCTTGCGACTTCCTTGACCATCTGCGCGCCCATGTTCTCGAGCGCATTCTTCAGATCGATTTGCTTCGCCACGGTCACGCCGTCTTTCGTGATCGTGGGCGATCCGTACGCGCTACCGATGATGACGTTGCGCCCTTTGGGCCCGAGCGTCACCTTGACCGCGTTCGCGAGTGCGTTGACACCGCGGAGAATTGCCTGGCGCGACGCATCGCCGTATGTAATGTCCTTAGCCATGTCTGTTACCTCTGGTTGCGAATGTGGTCAGCGTTTCTTGTCGGCAACAGCGGCCACGTCCGCATCGATCGCCAGCACGTCGTCTTCCTTCATGATCAGATAGTCCACGCCGTCAAATTTAATGTCCTGACCGGAGTACTTGCCGAACAGGATGGTGTCGCCTGTCTTGACGTCCATTGCGACGCGCTTGCCCTCGTCGTTCACTTTGCCCGCACCCGCGGCAACGACCGTGCCCCGCTGTGGTTTCTCTTTCGCGGAGTCCGGAATGATGATCCCGCCGACCTGCTGTTCACCTTCTTCGAGGCGCTGAACCAGGATCCGATCGTGAAGTGGTCTGACCTGCATGGCTGATAACTCCTTAAGTGGCATGAACGTGTGGACCGCTGCCAACCAAAGCGCCAGTGGCGCTCCGCCGGGCGCATCGACCGCGGATGTGATTACGGACTCTTGGTGTCCGGCAGTCGCTCCGCGACTGAACCGAACGCGGCGCCGCCTAGGACGATGACAGCACTCACCTTCGAGAAACGCCGAGCGTTGTAAGCAGAAGGCGGAACGATCAGGTCTCGGAACAGCGATGCCGCTCCAATGTATGCGGAGCGGAGGACCGGCGATGTTCTGTTATGAACAGGATGGTGGAGTCAGGCCTTTTCGGAAGGATCGGATGTCTGCGTCACCGCATCAGAGAAAATCGCTCCGCCAGTACAGCACGTCGTCGGAGAACAGTGCGAGCCTGTCCAGTGCTACGGTAAGGGGACGTGCGAACAAGATCTCGGCGGCCGGTTGCGTCGACACAATCGTGACTTGCGGCGGCACGAATCCGGGGGGCAACCATCCACGAATGACAGGCCGCCGCTCGACGGGTTCCCGCGCGATCAGGGCCTGCAGGATGGCCCCCACACGCGCCCCCGAGGTGTCACGGTCGCCGCATTCCTCGATCGTCCAACTGCCATTAACGATGCTGATGACTGCGTATGCCGCCGCTGTGATGCCTTCTTCAGCGATAACGAACAGGAGTTGACGGACGCCGGAAATTCCTAGCCCGGCGAGCAACCGCTTCTTCGTAATCGCGTACTTGACGAGGTCAGCGTCCCGTTCGAGATGAAATCGATATCGACTCGCGCGAGCCTGGCCCATCGCCACGATGGCGGCAAGGTCCCGGTCCTCACCGCCCCGTACCAGCGTCATCGGCGCACCGTATCGTGACGATTCTGCGACGTTCAATTCGACATCGTGCGTCGGGACCACTGCGAACCCGTCGAGCATTGGCATGGTCGATGCCGGTGATGCACAGACCACTGCGAGATCAGCTCCGTCTCGCCTCGCGTCGTCGACCAAGCGCTCAACGAGTACGCGAGCGTGGACGGCATCGCCATGTGCTGGGTCACTCCACAGTGCACCGATCCCGCAGATCCGCAGCGCCTGCTCACCAAGCGTTCCGCAGAGATCGCACCGCTGCGCGCTGGCCAGGATGTCGGCTCCTCGGATGAGCGCATACCGACGCTGATGACCACGTGCCCACGGAGTTTTCCCAAGCGCGGCATCAAGTGTGGCGAATGCCTCTCGACTGAGGCCTAGGGACGAGGCCGGATACGTCGCATCCAAAACACGGTCGAGCACGGCGCCTTCAGCGCCTACGACGGTCGACACCTGCACGATGCGTGAGAGGTTAGCGCACGTTGACGTTCTCGGCGCGGGGACCCTTCGGACCTTGCCCGATGGTAAATGAGACCGTCTGGCCTGCGCTCAGGTCGTCGAACTGCGTCCCCGCGCAGGCGGACCGATGGAAGAAATATTCAGTGCCTTCGGCAGTGGCAATGAAGCCGAAACCCTTATCGGTCATGCGTTGATCAACCCAACCCGCGCCGTGCCGTGCCGTAGTCGCTCTCAATCCGCATCCAGGGATCGGACGTCGTTTTGCCCCCCCGCCTAGCGTGAGATAATTCGCTCGGTCCCGATGCCCAGAGCGAAACCACGACGCGTTCAGCAAGGCGCGAACGTGCCGGCCTTCGACGCCGAAGCCTTCCTCACGACCGCAGGTGTCGCACGGCGCGTGAAGACATTTCCCACGGGGAGACTCGTCTTCGCGCAGGGCCACCCGAGCGACGACGTCATGTATATTCAGAAGGGCAGCATTAAGATTTCAGTGCTGTCACGAACCGGCAAAGAAGCGGTGGTGGCGATGTTGGGGCCGGGGGACTTCTTCGGGGAAGGTGCGCTAACCGGTCAATCGGTTCGGATCGGAACAGCCACTGCGACGATCCCGACAACCGTGCTCATCATCGAGAAGGGTGCGATGCTTCGACTCCTGCGCGACGAGCCGACATTCTCGGAACGGTTCATTTCGTACATGCTGACGCGGAACATCCGCATCGAAGCGGACCTCGTCGATCATATCTTCAACTCCAGCGAAAAGCGGTTGGCGCGGACGTTGCTACTGCTGGCGCGCTACGCGGAGCAGGAGGGACCGAAACGGCGGATCCCGAAGATCTCGCAGGAAACGCTTGCAGAGATGGTCGGGACGACGCGTTCGCGCGTCAACTTCTTCATGAACAAGTTCAGGGACCTTGGGTTCATCGAATACAACGGAGATCTCAAGGTCGACATGTCCCTTCTCGGCGTTGTCCTCCACGATTAGTTAGTCCGGCGCGACGTCGGCGTCGGCCCCGCCGGCCCACTGGCGAATCACGGCGCGCAACTCATCTGCCTGCTCTTGAAGTTGGCGCATCCGCTTTGTCTGCAGGGCGAGATCACGACAGATTTCCGCGATTTGCCCTTCGATTGCATTCGGCAGTTCGGCGCGTCGGAG
The window above is part of the Vicinamibacterales bacterium genome. Proteins encoded here:
- a CDS encoding ATP-binding cassette domain-containing protein gives rise to the protein MPDAPAVEFQDVSFAFDDLVILDRVSFAVEPGGMRVLLGPSGTGKSILLKLILGLYRPDTGRIFVNGQRIDDLPERELLQMRADIGMLFQETALFDSLTVFENVGYRLYEETEMPPGEAEARVREVLGFVGLDEYGDRMPSELSGGQRRRVAIARAMASRPGLLLFDDPTVGLDPVIATSVDDEIVKLRDLEGVTSIVVTHQIRDAHYIAMHTALRTPAGVDIAEADASRSSHAVFMVLHEGRIQFEGTAEQLLASKDPYLERFLFMTLPPW
- a CDS encoding mannonate dehydratase, translated to MNRREFVRLAGAALPAGALAETIVAAQVARAPAAAGSSAAGKARMKVGTQHGHADAILRACAAFGVENICSGLPSAKLDEAWSVDGLARLRDRVASYGLALDMVPLPMSSVEISRAEMPALYLAAGPERDRSIDDICQMIRNCARAGIFQVKYNFTLIGVPRSGTALGRGPSRYSEFVYARAKQDPPLTSAGKVDADTYWERITYFLERVVPVAEEYKVKMGCHPQDPGVPKGSGWRGVEAVLASPDGLKRFVSIKESAYHGLNFCQGTVSEQLEKPAEQIFDVIRYFGARKKIFSVHFRNIEGGFLDFRETFIDNGSVDMLAAMRVYKEIGYDGMMMPDHVPQVEGVDSQQGFAFAFGYIKALIAAVSAEG
- a CDS encoding DoxX family protein gives rise to the protein MSYERIAAYVYPLFRFVFGMLFLCHGLQKFGLFGGRLVPLASRLGAAAFIEVVCGPLIAVGAFTHLAAFIASGEMAFAYFLQHYPRAFWPIQNMGEVTVLYCFAFLYIAARGAGRWGFDKS
- the groL gene encoding chaperonin GroEL (60 kDa chaperone family; promotes refolding of misfolded polypeptides especially under stressful conditions; forms two stacked rings of heptamers to form a barrel-shaped 14mer; ends can be capped by GroES; misfolded proteins enter the barrel where they are refolded when GroES binds); the protein is MAKDITYGDASRQAILRGVNALANAVKVTLGPKGRNVIIGSAYGSPTITKDGVTVAKQIDLKNALENMGAQMVKEVASKTSDVAGDGTTTATVLAQAIYREGAKNVTAGANPMAIKRGIGQAVEAIVASLKTQAKPVSGPMIAQVGTISANHDETIGRIIAEAMDKVGKDGVITVEEAKTLDTTLDIVEGMQFDRGYLSPYFVTDPERMEVVLENPVILIHEKKISSMQVLLPMLELVVQAGRQLLIVAEDLEGDALATLVVNKLRGTIKVAAVKAPGYGDRRKAMLEDLAILTGGKAVTEDLGIKLESITLDDLGQAKKVTIDKDNTTIIEGAGTATAIEGRVKQLRVQVEDTTSDYDREKLQERLAKLIGGVAIIKVGAATETEMKEKKARVEDAMHATKAAVEEGIVPGGGVALLRAATALKVLTLDGDEQLGVAIVARAIEEPLRWIATNAGHEGAIVVQRVKDMKGEEGFNAQTEQYENLVTAGVIDPAKVVRSALQNAASIASLLLTTEAVISQSPDADKGAAMPGAGMGGGMY
- the groES gene encoding co-chaperone GroES, producing MQVRPLHDRILVQRLEEGEQQVGGIIIPDSAKEKPQRGTVVAAGAGKVNDEGKRVAMDVKTGDTILFGKYSGQDIKFDGVDYLIMKEDDVLAIDADVAAVADKKR
- a CDS encoding cold shock domain-containing protein produces the protein MRATTARHGAGWVDQRMTDKGFGFIATAEGTEYFFHRSACAGTQFDDLSAGQTVSFTIGQGPKGPRAENVNVR
- a CDS encoding Crp/Fnr family transcriptional regulator, yielding MPAFDAEAFLTTAGVARRVKTFPTGRLVFAQGHPSDDVMYIQKGSIKISVLSRTGKEAVVAMLGPGDFFGEGALTGQSVRIGTATATIPTTVLIIEKGAMLRLLRDEPTFSERFISYMLTRNIRIEADLVDHIFNSSEKRLARTLLLLARYAEQEGPKRRIPKISQETLAEMVGTTRSRVNFFMNKFRDLGFIEYNGDLKVDMSLLGVVLHD